Proteins encoded together in one Malaclemys terrapin pileata isolate rMalTer1 chromosome 16, rMalTer1.hap1, whole genome shotgun sequence window:
- the CRYBB1 gene encoding beta-crystallin B1 isoform X2 — protein sequence MSPFGAPLPPELTTAMAETMKTAAASQAADDKEKGALAPAPYPDHTPVSNTKAEQPSKQAFRIVIFEQENFQGRKMEFTNECLNLGDRGFDRVRSVIVSTGPWVAFEQSNLRGEMFILERGEYPRWDTWSSSYRSDCFRSMRPIKMAADGYKISLFESADFKGNKMEIQEDDVPSLWAHGFCDRVGSVKVSSGTWVGYQYPGYRGYQYLFERGDFRHWNEWSAFQPQVQSIRRIRDMQWDQKGCFTGPDAPSK from the exons ATGTCTCCTTTCGGTGCCCCTCTTCCACCTGAGCTGACCACAGCCATGGCGGAGACCATGAAAactgctgctgccagccaggctgctgatgacaaggagaagggagctctggccccagccccatatCCAGACCACACTCCTGTTTCGAACACGAAGGCTGAGCAACCTTCCAAGCAAGCTTTCAGG ATCGTCATCTTTGAGCAGGAGAATTTCCAGGGCAGGAAGATGGAGTTCACAAACGAGTGCCTGAACCTAGGCGACCGTGGGTTCGACCGGGTGCGCAGCGTCATTGTCAGCACTGGCCC CTGGGTGGCCTTTGAGCAGTCCAACCTGCGCGGAGAGATGTTCATCCTGGAGCGGGGCGAGTATCCTCGCTGGGATACCTGGTCCAGCAGCTACAGGAGCGACTGCTTCAGGTCCATGCGTCCCATCAAGATG GCGGCTGATGGCTATAAAATCTCCCTCTTTGAATCTGCTGACTTCAAGGGCAACAAGATGGAAATCCAGGAAGACGACGTGCCCAGCCTCTGGGCTCACGGCTTCTGTGACCGGGTGGGAAGTGTGAAAGTGTCCAGTGGAAC CTGGGTTGGATACCAGTATCCTGGCTACCGAGGCTACCAATATCTCTTTGAGAGAGGAGACTTCAGACACTGGAATGAATGGTCGGCCTTCCAGCCCCAGGTCCAGTCTATCCGTCGCATCAGGGACATGCAGTGGGATCAGAAAGGCTGCTTCACCGGTCCTGATGCTCCTTCGAAGTGA
- the CRYBB1 gene encoding beta-crystallin B1 isoform X3 has product MAETMKTAAASQAADDKEKGALAPAPYPDHTPVSNTKAEQPSKQAFRIVIFEQENFQGRKMEFTNECLNLGDRGFDRVRSVIVSTGPWVAFEQSNLRGEMFILERGEYPRWDTWSSSYRSDCFRSMRPIKMAADGYKISLFESADFKGNKMEIQEDDVPSLWAHGFCDRVGSVKVSSGTWVGYQYPGYRGYQYLFERGDFRHWNEWSAFQPQVQSIRRIRDMQWDQKGCFTGPDAPSK; this is encoded by the exons ATGGCGGAGACCATGAAAactgctgctgccagccaggctgctgatgacaaggagaagggagctctggccccagccccatatCCAGACCACACTCCTGTTTCGAACACGAAGGCTGAGCAACCTTCCAAGCAAGCTTTCAGG ATCGTCATCTTTGAGCAGGAGAATTTCCAGGGCAGGAAGATGGAGTTCACAAACGAGTGCCTGAACCTAGGCGACCGTGGGTTCGACCGGGTGCGCAGCGTCATTGTCAGCACTGGCCC CTGGGTGGCCTTTGAGCAGTCCAACCTGCGCGGAGAGATGTTCATCCTGGAGCGGGGCGAGTATCCTCGCTGGGATACCTGGTCCAGCAGCTACAGGAGCGACTGCTTCAGGTCCATGCGTCCCATCAAGATG GCGGCTGATGGCTATAAAATCTCCCTCTTTGAATCTGCTGACTTCAAGGGCAACAAGATGGAAATCCAGGAAGACGACGTGCCCAGCCTCTGGGCTCACGGCTTCTGTGACCGGGTGGGAAGTGTGAAAGTGTCCAGTGGAAC CTGGGTTGGATACCAGTATCCTGGCTACCGAGGCTACCAATATCTCTTTGAGAGAGGAGACTTCAGACACTGGAATGAATGGTCGGCCTTCCAGCCCCAGGTCCAGTCTATCCGTCGCATCAGGGACATGCAGTGGGATCAGAAAGGCTGCTTCACCGGTCCTGATGCTCCTTCGAAGTGA
- the CRYBB1 gene encoding beta-crystallin B1 isoform X1, which yields MVLISEATLLDCRVSVLRRGCWKEDLHLRVCLETHRQRQGLEAERTQVHCDGSQTLQPAERPAAEFHQLTTAMAETMKTAAASQAADDKEKGALAPAPYPDHTPVSNTKAEQPSKQAFRIVIFEQENFQGRKMEFTNECLNLGDRGFDRVRSVIVSTGPWVAFEQSNLRGEMFILERGEYPRWDTWSSSYRSDCFRSMRPIKMAADGYKISLFESADFKGNKMEIQEDDVPSLWAHGFCDRVGSVKVSSGTWVGYQYPGYRGYQYLFERGDFRHWNEWSAFQPQVQSIRRIRDMQWDQKGCFTGPDAPSK from the exons ATGGTGCTAATCTCAGAGGCTACGCTGTTGGACTGCAGGGTCTCAGTACTCAGAAGGGGGTGCTGGAAGGAAGATCTGCACCTGAGAGTGTGCCTGGAGACACACAGGCAGAGGCAGGGCCTGGAAGCTGAGAGAACACAAGTCCATTGTGATGGGTCCCAAACACTGCAGCCTGCTGAGCGTCCAGCTGCGGAGTTTCATCAG CTGACCACAGCCATGGCGGAGACCATGAAAactgctgctgccagccaggctgctgatgacaaggagaagggagctctggccccagccccatatCCAGACCACACTCCTGTTTCGAACACGAAGGCTGAGCAACCTTCCAAGCAAGCTTTCAGG ATCGTCATCTTTGAGCAGGAGAATTTCCAGGGCAGGAAGATGGAGTTCACAAACGAGTGCCTGAACCTAGGCGACCGTGGGTTCGACCGGGTGCGCAGCGTCATTGTCAGCACTGGCCC CTGGGTGGCCTTTGAGCAGTCCAACCTGCGCGGAGAGATGTTCATCCTGGAGCGGGGCGAGTATCCTCGCTGGGATACCTGGTCCAGCAGCTACAGGAGCGACTGCTTCAGGTCCATGCGTCCCATCAAGATG GCGGCTGATGGCTATAAAATCTCCCTCTTTGAATCTGCTGACTTCAAGGGCAACAAGATGGAAATCCAGGAAGACGACGTGCCCAGCCTCTGGGCTCACGGCTTCTGTGACCGGGTGGGAAGTGTGAAAGTGTCCAGTGGAAC CTGGGTTGGATACCAGTATCCTGGCTACCGAGGCTACCAATATCTCTTTGAGAGAGGAGACTTCAGACACTGGAATGAATGGTCGGCCTTCCAGCCCCAGGTCCAGTCTATCCGTCGCATCAGGGACATGCAGTGGGATCAGAAAGGCTGCTTCACCGGTCCTGATGCTCCTTCGAAGTGA